One segment of Streptomyces sp. NBC_00576 DNA contains the following:
- a CDS encoding LVIVD repeat-containing protein: protein MTLLNDSRTRHRRLGVVAAATGLLAALLTAGPAAATPDPGDGPTVSEKISKSVQTQVKKALAEGEIPGVDEIVHSDNITHLTNIPKDALPGTNSDLAFQGKYAFSGNYDGFRVFDISNPKAPKTVSQVLCPGSQNDISVSGNLLFLSTDSSRNDSSCNSTSQPATEKSSWEGMKVFDITDKANPKYVAAVETACGSHTHTLVPERKNVYIYVSSYSPSATFPDCQPPHDGISVIKVPRKAPEKAAVVGFPVLFPGEGPDGGGNPGSPTNPGVSKTTGCHDITVLPSKDLAAGACMGDGILFSIKDPEHPKVIDRVQDNVNFAFWHSATFNQKANKVVFTDELGGGGAATCNAQIGPNRGADGIYDIVGKGDKRKLVFKSYFKIPRYQADTEVCVAHNGSLIPVKGKDIMVQAWYQGGVSVWDFTNSSKPKEIAYFERGPVTTDRVTTAGPWSAYYYNGYIYSNDIAKGFDVLKLDDRRTNPAKKVRVPELNVQTQPDYFD from the coding sequence GTGACCCTGTTAAATGATTCCCGAACGCGGCACAGACGTCTGGGAGTTGTCGCCGCCGCGACCGGACTCCTGGCCGCGCTGCTGACCGCCGGCCCCGCGGCCGCGACCCCCGACCCGGGGGACGGCCCGACGGTGTCGGAGAAGATCTCCAAGAGCGTCCAGACCCAGGTCAAAAAAGCCCTGGCCGAGGGTGAGATACCCGGAGTGGACGAGATCGTCCACTCCGACAACATCACGCACCTCACCAACATCCCCAAGGACGCGTTGCCGGGCACCAACTCGGACCTCGCCTTCCAGGGGAAGTACGCCTTCTCCGGCAACTACGATGGCTTCCGCGTCTTCGACATCAGCAACCCGAAGGCCCCGAAGACCGTCTCGCAGGTACTGTGCCCCGGCAGCCAGAACGACATCTCCGTCTCCGGGAACCTGCTCTTCCTGTCCACCGACTCCTCGCGCAACGACAGCAGTTGCAACAGCACGTCGCAGCCCGCGACCGAGAAGTCGTCGTGGGAGGGCATGAAGGTCTTCGACATCACGGACAAGGCGAACCCGAAGTACGTCGCCGCCGTGGAGACCGCCTGCGGCTCGCACACCCACACGCTGGTGCCCGAGCGCAAGAACGTCTACATCTACGTCTCCTCGTACTCGCCGAGCGCCACCTTCCCCGACTGCCAGCCGCCGCACGACGGCATCTCGGTCATCAAGGTGCCGCGAAAGGCCCCCGAGAAGGCGGCAGTTGTCGGCTTCCCGGTCCTCTTCCCCGGTGAGGGCCCCGACGGCGGTGGCAACCCCGGCTCGCCCACCAACCCGGGCGTCTCCAAGACCACCGGCTGCCACGACATCACCGTGCTGCCCTCCAAGGACCTCGCGGCGGGCGCCTGCATGGGCGACGGCATCCTGTTCTCCATCAAGGACCCGGAGCACCCGAAGGTCATCGACCGGGTCCAGGACAACGTCAACTTCGCGTTCTGGCACTCGGCGACCTTCAACCAGAAGGCCAACAAGGTCGTCTTCACCGACGAGTTGGGCGGTGGCGGGGCGGCCACCTGCAACGCGCAGATCGGGCCGAACCGCGGCGCCGACGGCATCTACGACATCGTTGGCAAGGGCGACAAGCGCAAGCTCGTCTTCAAGAGCTACTTCAAGATCCCCCGCTACCAGGCGGACACCGAGGTCTGCGTGGCTCACAACGGCTCGCTGATCCCGGTCAAGGGCAAGGACATCATGGTCCAGGCCTGGTACCAGGGCGGTGTCTCCGTCTGGGACTTCACCAACTCCTCGAAGCCCAAGGAGATCGCCTACTTCGAGCGCGGCCCGGTGACCACCGACCGCGTCACGACCGCCGGCCCCTGGTCGGCGTACTACTACAACGGCTACATCTACTCGAACGACATCGCCAAGGGCTTCGACGTCCTGAAGCTCGACGACCGGCGAACGAACCCGGCCAAGAAGGTCCGGGTGCCCGAGCTGAACGTCCAGACGCAGCCGGACTACTTCGACTGA
- a CDS encoding HAD family hydrolase, protein MAAVLFDFSGTLFRIESTDSWLRAVLAEQGLALPEPQVAVAARALEAAGALPGGAAPERLPEELAGVWGIRDESAELHRAAYTGLARQVPLPDPALYDALYARHMAPAAWAPYADAVEVLGELRERGISVGVVSNIGWDLRPVFRAHGLDPYVDAYVLSYEHGVQKPDPRLFKVACEALDVAPRDVLMVGDDRRADGGAADLGCAVHFVDHLPVSERPDGLRPVLELAG, encoded by the coding sequence ATGGCTGCCGTGCTGTTCGACTTCTCCGGGACCCTCTTCCGTATCGAGTCCACCGACTCCTGGCTGCGCGCCGTACTCGCCGAGCAGGGTCTCGCCCTGCCGGAGCCGCAGGTCGCCGTGGCGGCGCGGGCGCTGGAGGCAGCCGGGGCGCTGCCGGGCGGGGCAGCCCCGGAGCGGTTGCCGGAGGAGCTGGCCGGCGTGTGGGGGATCCGCGACGAGAGCGCCGAGCTGCACCGGGCCGCATACACCGGCCTCGCCCGTCAAGTGCCGCTGCCCGACCCTGCGTTGTACGACGCGCTGTACGCGCGGCACATGGCCCCGGCCGCGTGGGCCCCGTACGCCGATGCCGTCGAGGTGCTGGGCGAGCTGCGGGAGCGCGGGATCTCCGTCGGGGTGGTCAGCAACATCGGCTGGGACCTGCGTCCCGTCTTCCGGGCACACGGGCTGGACCCGTACGTCGACGCGTACGTCCTGTCGTACGAGCACGGCGTCCAGAAGCCGGACCCGCGTCTGTTCAAGGTGGCCTGCGAGGCGCTCGACGTCGCCCCGCGCGACGTGCTCATGGTCGGCGACGACCGGCGCGCGGACGGAGGCGCGGCGGACCTCGGGTGCGCGGTGCACTTCGTGGACCATCTGCCGGTGTCGGAGCGGCCGGACGGGCTACGGCCCGTACTGGAGCTGGCCGGCTGA
- a CDS encoding pyridoxal phosphate-dependent decarboxylase family protein, with amino-acid sequence MDLQHWLGRADDAIQKWAGTFGPYQPHPSLHVDEDRFAAAFEEFTGRLKDNYPFFHPRYAGQMLKPPHPAAVVGYLTAMLINPNNHALDGGPATAAMEREAVAQLAAMFGYDTHLGHLTTSGTIANLEALFVARELHPGRGVAYSAEAHYTHGRMCHVLGMKGHPIPTDGQGRIDMGALEEVLRTGDVGTVVLTAGTTGLGAVDQIHIALALRERYGVRLHIDAAYGGFFTLLAGADTPEGLPAEPWHAIAQCDSVVVDPHKHGLQPYGCGAVIFRDPEVGRFFLHDSPYTYFTSTELHLGEISLECSRAGASAAALWLTFQLLPPTPTGLGRVLAAGRRAALRWADLIDESGVLELYQRPELDIVSYFPTVEPATLTAVDAASARVLADGMTHPDPVFLSTLRADSEAFTARHPGITADADGARILRSVLMKPESEQHVERLHDRVEQLAQSR; translated from the coding sequence GTGGACCTGCAGCACTGGCTCGGCCGGGCCGACGACGCGATTCAGAAGTGGGCCGGCACCTTCGGCCCCTATCAGCCCCACCCGTCCCTGCACGTCGACGAGGACAGGTTCGCCGCCGCCTTCGAGGAGTTCACCGGGCGGCTGAAAGACAACTATCCCTTCTTCCACCCGCGTTACGCGGGCCAGATGCTCAAGCCTCCGCACCCCGCCGCGGTGGTCGGCTACCTCACCGCGATGCTGATCAACCCGAACAACCACGCCCTGGACGGCGGACCCGCCACCGCGGCGATGGAACGTGAGGCCGTCGCGCAGCTCGCCGCGATGTTCGGCTACGACACCCACCTCGGCCACCTCACCACCAGCGGCACGATCGCCAACCTCGAAGCCCTGTTCGTCGCCCGGGAACTCCACCCCGGCCGGGGCGTCGCCTACAGCGCCGAGGCCCACTACACCCACGGCCGCATGTGCCACGTCCTCGGCATGAAGGGGCATCCGATTCCCACCGACGGGCAAGGCCGTATCGACATGGGCGCGTTGGAGGAGGTCCTTCGCACCGGGGACGTCGGCACGGTCGTCCTCACCGCCGGGACCACCGGCCTCGGCGCCGTCGATCAGATACACATCGCTCTCGCCCTCAGGGAGCGCTACGGCGTCCGTCTCCACATAGACGCCGCCTACGGCGGTTTCTTCACGCTGCTCGCCGGCGCCGACACCCCCGAAGGTCTCCCGGCCGAGCCCTGGCACGCGATCGCCCAATGCGACTCCGTCGTCGTCGACCCGCACAAGCACGGGCTCCAGCCGTACGGGTGCGGCGCCGTCATCTTCCGCGACCCCGAGGTGGGGCGGTTCTTCCTGCACGACTCGCCCTACACCTACTTCACCTCAACCGAGCTCCATCTCGGCGAGATCAGCCTGGAGTGCTCCCGTGCGGGCGCCTCGGCCGCCGCCCTGTGGCTCACCTTCCAGCTCCTCCCGCCCACGCCCACCGGACTGGGCCGTGTCCTGGCGGCCGGCCGCCGCGCCGCGCTGCGGTGGGCCGACCTGATCGACGAGTCCGGCGTCCTTGAGCTGTACCAGCGGCCGGAGTTGGACATCGTCAGCTACTTCCCGACAGTGGAACCCGCCACGCTGACCGCCGTCGACGCCGCGTCCGCACGCGTCCTGGCTGACGGCATGACCCATCCCGATCCGGTGTTCCTGAGCACCCTCAGGGCCGACAGCGAGGCCTTCACGGCCCGCCATCCCGGGATCACCGCGGACGCCGACGGGGCGCGCATCCTCCGCAGCGTCCTGATGAAGCCGGAGTCCGAGCAGCACGTCGAGCGTCTCCACGACCGGGTCGAACAGCTCGCCCAGTCGCGCTGA
- a CDS encoding MarR family winged helix-turn-helix transcriptional regulator — protein MDAETRRGGETARAASSPLIQDFGLLIKVAMRLEQRLDSVLRRECGITHTMFEVLIRLCRQPDEEVSQRVLAGDLTLTSSGVTRLIDRMEEAALVRRVPSPEDRRSVLVEATDHGAAVFLRAAEIHGQVVERYFVAPLAPADHERLTGSLSEILGALRDG, from the coding sequence GTGGATGCCGAAACCCGGCGGGGCGGGGAGACCGCCCGCGCTGCCAGCAGCCCGCTCATTCAGGACTTCGGGCTGCTGATCAAGGTCGCGATGCGACTGGAACAACGTCTCGACAGCGTCCTGCGGCGGGAGTGCGGCATCACTCACACGATGTTCGAGGTCCTCATCAGGCTCTGCCGGCAGCCGGACGAGGAGGTCTCGCAGCGAGTGCTCGCCGGCGACCTCACGCTCACCAGCAGTGGCGTCACCCGGCTGATCGACCGCATGGAAGAGGCCGCTCTGGTCCGTCGCGTTCCGTCACCGGAGGACCGCCGGAGCGTCCTGGTCGAAGCGACCGATCACGGTGCTGCCGTGTTCCTCCGTGCCGCGGAGATCCACGGCCAGGTCGTCGAGCGGTACTTCGTCGCACCGCTCGCACCGGCCGACCACGAGCGGCTGACGGGCTCGCTGAGCGAGATCCTCGGGGCGCTGCGCGACGGCTGA
- a CDS encoding phosphatase PAP2 family protein, with product MPSPHLAPRLRHPARQPAVRVAVALALASVLLLSLVAVDWHPLIALDGDIARATHRWAVDEPGLTHTFRILTDWVWDPLTMRLLCAAVAVWLVWRHSAWWLALWLVATCALGTLLQQGLKAAVGRARPVWPDPVDSAHYAAFPSGHAMTATVVCGLLLWLLGRYGAGRVLWRTAVTVAVVSVAGAGLTRIWLGVHWPSDVLGGWLLGALMVALAVASYARFERAPERR from the coding sequence ATGCCTTCCCCCCACCTCGCCCCCCGACTTCGACACCCGGCCCGTCAACCGGCCGTCCGCGTCGCCGTCGCCCTGGCCCTCGCGTCCGTGCTGCTGCTGTCCCTGGTCGCCGTGGACTGGCACCCGTTGATCGCCCTCGACGGCGACATCGCGCGCGCCACCCATCGGTGGGCGGTCGACGAACCCGGGCTCACGCACACCTTCCGGATCCTCACCGACTGGGTGTGGGACCCGCTGACGATGCGCCTGCTGTGCGCGGCCGTGGCGGTGTGGCTGGTGTGGCGGCACTCGGCGTGGTGGCTCGCGCTGTGGCTGGTGGCCACCTGTGCGCTGGGCACACTGCTGCAGCAGGGGCTGAAGGCGGCGGTCGGCCGCGCCCGGCCCGTCTGGCCCGATCCCGTCGACTCCGCGCACTACGCGGCCTTCCCCTCCGGCCACGCCATGACCGCCACGGTGGTGTGCGGACTCCTGCTGTGGCTGCTGGGCCGCTACGGCGCCGGGCGCGTCCTGTGGCGTACGGCGGTCACTGTGGCTGTGGTCTCGGTCGCGGGCGCCGGCCTGACCCGGATCTGGCTCGGCGTCCACTGGCCCTCGGACGTGCTCGGCGGATGGCTTCTCGGGGCACTCATGGTGGCGCTGGCAGTGGCGTCGTACGCGCGGTTCGAGCGGGCGCCCGAGCGGCGCTGA
- a CDS encoding M56 family metallopeptidase, producing the protein MMVPAALLLLGALTAVVAPRLLARADWPDREPVVALWVWQCVVAAVLMCCALSMTLSAAAAWQAVRGHVFAPAPHAVVEAYVLGASRPWAATTAVTLACGGLWTAAMLIREVVRARSRRRLRRTELLVRAPLLPGEEPRPDRLVVLEGERADAWWLPGTAPGLVVTTAALRRLKGRQLDAVLAHEQGHARARHDWLLHCSGALANGFPQVPVFASFRDEMHRLVELAADDMASRRFGRLTTALALVELNEDRGVFGPSPTPQAHVPLRVHRLLTAPDRLTAGRRLRLTAAAALVPVIPVLVAFVPGLRALG; encoded by the coding sequence ATGATGGTCCCCGCGGCACTGTTGCTGCTCGGCGCGCTGACCGCCGTCGTCGCCCCGCGGCTGCTCGCCCGCGCCGACTGGCCGGACCGCGAACCGGTGGTCGCCCTGTGGGTGTGGCAGTGCGTGGTGGCGGCCGTACTGATGTGCTGCGCGCTGTCGATGACGCTGAGCGCGGCGGCGGCCTGGCAGGCCGTTCGCGGCCATGTGTTCGCCCCGGCGCCGCACGCGGTCGTGGAGGCCTATGTCCTCGGCGCCTCCCGCCCATGGGCCGCGACGACGGCCGTGACGCTCGCCTGCGGCGGGCTGTGGACCGCGGCGATGCTGATCCGCGAGGTCGTCCGGGCGCGCAGCCGGCGCAGGCTGCGGCGTACCGAACTCCTCGTCCGCGCACCGCTGTTGCCCGGCGAGGAGCCGCGCCCCGACCGGCTCGTGGTCCTGGAGGGCGAGCGCGCCGACGCCTGGTGGCTGCCCGGCACCGCACCCGGGCTGGTCGTCACCACGGCCGCGCTGCGCCGCCTCAAGGGACGTCAGCTGGACGCCGTACTCGCGCACGAGCAGGGGCACGCGCGGGCCCGCCACGACTGGCTGCTGCACTGCTCGGGGGCGCTGGCCAACGGGTTTCCGCAGGTGCCGGTCTTCGCCTCGTTCCGGGACGAGATGCACCGGCTGGTGGAACTCGCCGCCGACGACATGGCCTCCCGTCGCTTCGGCCGCCTGACGACCGCCCTCGCCCTGGTCGAACTCAACGAGGACCGGGGGGTGTTCGGTCCGTCCCCGACCCCGCAGGCCCATGTCCCGCTGCGGGTGCACCGGTTGCTGACGGCACCGGACCGGCTGACGGCGGGCCGCCGGCTGCGACTGACGGCGGCTGCGGCCCTGGTGCCGGTGATCCCGGTACTGGTGGCGTTCGTACCGGGGTTGCGGGCACTCGGGTAG
- a CDS encoding DUF5134 domain-containing protein, producing the protein MHGPASPGWLLVALCAATGAYCLLRMRSTVEEQRRAAGGEALMGFGMAAMAVPAAVLTPPRWAWLVYAAVFGTAALRALWAARAGPHHLHHLMGAFAMAYMAAAMAAAPGHHHGSGSSGTPLLTTALLLYFIGYVLLSGVRLVSVPVLAVDGGGRTGSPSWGDRPELAHACRLSMGIATVAMLITL; encoded by the coding sequence GTGCACGGTCCGGCTTCGCCCGGGTGGCTGCTGGTCGCGCTGTGCGCGGCGACCGGGGCGTACTGCCTGCTGCGGATGCGCAGCACCGTCGAGGAACAGCGCCGGGCCGCGGGCGGCGAGGCGCTGATGGGCTTCGGCATGGCCGCGATGGCCGTGCCCGCCGCCGTACTCACCCCGCCGCGCTGGGCCTGGCTGGTGTACGCGGCCGTGTTCGGTACCGCCGCGCTGCGCGCCCTGTGGGCGGCCCGCGCCGGGCCGCACCATCTGCACCACCTGATGGGCGCGTTCGCCATGGCCTACATGGCGGCCGCGATGGCCGCCGCCCCCGGCCACCACCATGGATCGGGCAGCTCCGGGACCCCTCTGCTGACGACGGCGTTGCTCCTGTACTTCATCGGGTACGTGCTGCTGTCCGGCGTCCGCCTGGTGTCCGTACCCGTCCTGGCCGTCGACGGCGGGGGCCGGACGGGCTCGCCCAGCTGGGGCGACCGGCCCGAACTGGCGCACGCCTGCCGTCTGTCCATGGGCATCGCGACGGTCGCCATGCTGATCACGCTCTGA
- a CDS encoding FUSC family protein: MSPEASLDSAASRSPRRLSLTGVLSVGRLSDIWFKPALSVLAAAAPPCLTLAALDRLDLAMYTMAGALCALYAHNRPYAARARALAGVVLGMLAGLAVALVTASLADNAVVLVAVGALLAAVQKTLCDATRIGPPANVVLTFVSSAALFAPQTLGQVPGHLALAAGAGGWAWLVGMAPGLVRPHGPERRATAHALNAVAAHAEAYGTGDGIGGHGYVRSRVAADAAVQTARQTLTSAGGRPGTARATTRRALERLLVRAEFMLAAPATSRPDELRAWARELRGDGPLPTFGEPLGGKPFDPEPAVPPQSLWTRLGPLAPLAARTAIGCALAGCTSLALGVGRPYWALVTAASLYQANVTLTWHRAVQRTVGNLVGVLLFAAVVPLAHLGPIALVLCCLALSFAIEALMSRNYWLGSVCVTPVALLVTEFAGFQEPGRLMTERIMDTFVGALFGFGAAVAVTNHRAGDRVEHALTAVEHARAHAERALTDVHPVPAALDAARRSLAAALADLRSAADAAAGEWRQRTRPQERVVLAERSGHRTLAATAQGPGLRP, from the coding sequence GTGAGCCCTGAAGCGAGCCTTGATTCCGCCGCCTCCCGGTCCCCGCGGCGCCTCTCGCTGACCGGCGTCCTGAGTGTCGGCCGGCTGTCCGACATCTGGTTCAAGCCGGCCCTGAGCGTGCTTGCCGCCGCCGCTCCGCCCTGTCTGACCCTGGCGGCGCTCGACCGTCTGGACCTGGCGATGTACACCATGGCCGGGGCCCTGTGCGCGCTCTACGCCCACAACCGCCCGTACGCCGCCCGGGCCCGTGCCCTGGCGGGAGTGGTCCTCGGCATGCTCGCCGGACTGGCGGTCGCCCTCGTCACCGCCTCGCTCGCTGACAACGCCGTCGTCCTGGTCGCCGTGGGCGCGCTGTTGGCCGCCGTGCAGAAGACGCTGTGCGACGCCACGCGCATCGGGCCGCCGGCGAACGTGGTGCTCACGTTCGTGTCGTCCGCCGCGCTGTTCGCCCCGCAGACGCTCGGTCAGGTGCCCGGCCACCTGGCGCTGGCCGCCGGGGCGGGCGGCTGGGCCTGGCTCGTCGGCATGGCTCCCGGCCTCGTCCGCCCGCACGGCCCGGAGCGCCGGGCGACGGCCCATGCCCTGAACGCCGTCGCCGCTCACGCCGAGGCGTACGGCACCGGCGACGGCATCGGTGGCCACGGGTACGTCCGTTCGCGGGTCGCCGCCGATGCCGCGGTCCAAACGGCGCGGCAGACGCTGACGTCGGCCGGTGGGCGCCCGGGCACCGCTCGCGCCACCACCCGGCGCGCCCTCGAACGGCTACTTGTGCGGGCCGAGTTCATGCTCGCCGCCCCCGCCACGAGCAGGCCTGACGAACTGCGTGCTTGGGCACGGGAGTTGCGCGGCGACGGACCGCTCCCGACGTTCGGCGAACCCCTCGGCGGGAAGCCGTTCGACCCCGAACCCGCCGTCCCGCCCCAGTCGTTGTGGACCAGGCTCGGCCCCCTCGCGCCCCTCGCCGCACGCACCGCCATCGGCTGCGCCCTCGCCGGCTGCACCTCCCTCGCCCTCGGTGTCGGCCGCCCCTACTGGGCCCTCGTCACCGCGGCCTCCCTCTATCAGGCCAACGTCACGCTCACCTGGCACCGGGCCGTGCAGCGGACCGTCGGCAACCTCGTCGGCGTACTGCTCTTCGCCGCCGTCGTGCCACTGGCGCACCTCGGCCCCATCGCCCTCGTTCTGTGCTGCCTCGCGCTCAGCTTCGCCATCGAGGCGCTGATGAGCCGCAACTACTGGCTCGGCAGCGTCTGTGTGACTCCGGTGGCGCTGCTCGTCACCGAGTTCGCGGGGTTCCAGGAACCCGGCCGTCTGATGACCGAGCGGATCATGGACACGTTCGTCGGCGCGTTGTTCGGTTTCGGCGCGGCCGTCGCGGTCACCAACCACCGCGCGGGCGACCGCGTAGAGCACGCGCTCACGGCGGTCGAACACGCCCGCGCCCACGCCGAACGCGCTCTGACGGACGTACACCCTGTACCCGCAGCCCTGGACGCCGCCCGGCGAAGCCTTGCCGCCGCCCTCGCCGACCTGCGCTCCGCCGCCGACGCGGCGGCCGGCGAGTGGCGGCAGCGCACCCGCCCCCAGGAGCGGGTCGTGCTCGCCGAACGGTCCGGACACCGTACGCTCGCGGCGACGGCACAAGGCCCGGGGCTACGCCCGTAG
- a CDS encoding MarR family winged helix-turn-helix transcriptional regulator, whose translation MTAVNGGAAPGRGAAGEETETGARTSPGRADDTVAAVVRQWQAVHPGLDTGPIEIIGRINRCAALLQQAEDAPLRRVGLTRPEFELLCALRRTGHELTPSELARETFSSGAAVTKRLKQLTERALVERRGDTRDRRVAHVRLTDAGRDLVDGVVPEQLTYETAVLSGIDSAAQRELAGLLGELLGRLEGRLGALRF comes from the coding sequence ATGACGGCAGTGAACGGGGGCGCGGCGCCCGGGAGAGGGGCGGCGGGCGAGGAGACGGAGACCGGGGCGCGGACCTCTCCCGGCCGGGCGGACGACACCGTGGCCGCAGTGGTGAGGCAGTGGCAGGCCGTTCATCCCGGCCTCGACACCGGACCCATCGAGATCATCGGCCGTATCAACCGCTGCGCCGCCCTTCTTCAGCAGGCCGAGGACGCTCCGCTGCGCCGGGTAGGACTCACCCGCCCCGAGTTCGAGCTGCTCTGCGCACTGAGGCGCACCGGCCATGAACTGACCCCGAGCGAACTCGCCCGCGAGACCTTCTCCTCAGGGGCCGCCGTCACCAAGCGCCTCAAGCAGCTGACCGAGCGGGCCCTGGTCGAACGGCGCGGCGACACCCGGGACCGGCGGGTCGCCCACGTGCGCCTCACCGACGCCGGACGCGACCTGGTCGACGGCGTGGTGCCCGAGCAGCTCACGTACGAGACGGCCGTACTGTCCGGCATCGACAGCGCCGCCCAGCGGGAACTCGCGGGGCTGCTGGGCGAGCTGCTCGGCCGGCTGGAGGGGCGGCTGGGTGCGCTGCGGTTCTGA
- a CDS encoding VOC family protein, producing MVHVLSSRVLLHPIDPEHSRVFYGERLGLAVQREFGTGPERGTVYFLGGGFLELSGRAEEPPSPSVRLWLQVADVTAAHDELASRGVEILRGPVKEPWGLVEMWIADPDGTRIVLVEVPADHPLRYRPGI from the coding sequence ATGGTGCATGTACTGAGCAGCCGGGTCCTTCTCCACCCCATCGACCCTGAACATTCCCGGGTCTTCTACGGCGAGCGTCTGGGACTCGCCGTCCAGCGCGAGTTCGGGACGGGGCCGGAGCGGGGCACGGTCTACTTTCTCGGCGGAGGGTTCCTGGAGCTCTCGGGACGGGCCGAGGAGCCCCCGTCACCGTCCGTACGGCTGTGGCTCCAGGTGGCGGACGTGACGGCCGCGCACGACGAGCTGGCGTCCCGGGGCGTCGAGATCCTGCGGGGGCCGGTGAAGGAACCGTGGGGGCTCGTCGAGATGTGGATCGCCGACCCGGACGGCACCCGGATCGTGCTGGTGGAGGTGCCGGCCGATCATCCGCTGCGGTACCGGCCCGGAATCTGA